In one window of Calditrichota bacterium DNA:
- a CDS encoding HPr family phosphocarrier protein, giving the protein MKSAEVTIWNRLGLHARPAAKLVKIASSGNSQVFLVRNDQRINARSILGVMLLAADYGSKIRFEVDGPDETDILEQLIELVVGKFGEDE; this is encoded by the coding sequence ATGAAGTCTGCTGAGGTTACGATTTGGAACCGGCTCGGACTGCACGCCCGACCGGCAGCCAAGTTGGTGAAGATCGCTTCGAGCGGCAACTCCCAGGTCTTTCTGGTGCGCAACGATCAGCGAATCAACGCCCGGAGCATTCTCGGAGTGATGCTTCTGGCGGCCGATTACGGTTCCAAGATCCGCTTTGAAGTGGATGGTCCGGATGAAACAGACATCCTGGAGCAACTAATTGAGTTGGTGGTCGGGAAATTCGGAGAAGACGAATAG